One segment of Deltaproteobacteria bacterium DNA contains the following:
- a CDS encoding DUF374 domain-containing protein yields MKTTRTRPPLFELALTFLSGNLLRLVGRTLRVRHEGESHLDGALAAGRPAILYGLHGHLLIGACDLGRHRPYVMISESRDGERIARTVEWVGFRPIRGSSSRGGVRALLQIVRLLRGPVVACHLVDGPRGPRGEVKPGLILMAQRSGAALVPVLYAMRWKVRVGSWDRMQIPMPFGRVVARFLAPREVPRDLTAEAAEALRLEIEHDLAREELRLESEVTSQPRGRGGRSEAEAPPKDIAEAGS; encoded by the coding sequence TTGAAGACCACCCGAACCAGGCCGCCGCTCTTCGAACTCGCGCTCACGTTCCTCTCGGGGAACCTGCTTCGGCTCGTCGGGCGGACGCTGCGTGTTCGCCACGAAGGTGAAAGTCATCTGGACGGCGCGCTCGCCGCAGGGCGACCCGCGATCCTGTACGGCCTGCACGGCCACCTGCTGATCGGCGCGTGTGACTTGGGGCGTCATCGCCCGTACGTGATGATCAGCGAGAGTCGCGACGGCGAGCGGATCGCCCGGACCGTCGAGTGGGTCGGGTTTCGCCCGATCCGCGGCTCGAGCTCGCGCGGCGGGGTGCGCGCCCTGCTTCAGATCGTGCGCCTGCTCCGGGGCCCGGTCGTCGCCTGTCACCTCGTCGACGGCCCGCGCGGACCGCGCGGCGAGGTGAAGCCGGGGCTGATCCTGATGGCGCAGCGCTCCGGGGCGGCCTTGGTCCCGGTGCTCTACGCGATGCGCTGGAAGGTCCGGGTCGGAAGCTGGGACCGGATGCAGATTCCGATGCCGTTCGGCCGGGTCGTCGCGCGCTTTCTCGCCCCGCGCGAGGTGCCGCGGGATCTCACCGCCGAGGCGGCCGAGGCGCTGCGGCTCGAGATCGAGCACGATCTCGCGCGCGAGGAGCTCCGTCTCGAGAGCGAGGTCACGAGTCAACCCCGAGGCCGCGGCGGCCGAAGCGAGGCGGAAGCTCCACCGAAGGACATCGCGGAGGCCGGCTCGTGA